The following proteins are encoded in a genomic region of Hydrogenimonas thermophila:
- a CDS encoding transposase, with protein sequence MYGIDGLRIAGAKNEKGELIIVVSNVEKKSIIAIYKQRWEIEVLFSALKKRGFNLEETHLTDRKKITLLFGLISLSFVWSYFIGILKAKKKPIDILKHEHKEQSFFMYGLMHMKSILLYFYEKVDELANIFEIFIGLISGENPDNMALYGVGGKK encoded by the coding sequence ATGTATGGTATTGATGGGTTAAGAATAGCTGGTGCAAAAAATGAAAAAGGTGAGTTAATCATTGTGGTATCAAATGTTGAAAAGAAGAGTATCATCGCTATATATAAGCAAAGATGGGAAATTGAAGTGCTTTTTAGTGCATTAAAAAAAAGAGGTTTTAACCTTGAAGAGACTCATTTGACTGACCGTAAAAAGATTACTTTGCTCTTTGGCTTAATCTCACTCTCTTTTGTATGGAGTTATTTTATTGGCATTCTTAAAGCTAAGAAAAAACCTATCGATATTTTAAAGCATGAACATAAAGAACAAAGCTTCTTTATGTATGGATTAATGCATATGAAATCTATTTTGCTTTACTTTTATGAAAAAGTTGATGAACTAGCGAATATCTTTGAAATTTTTATTGGTCTAATTAGTGGAGAAAACCCCGATAATATGGCTCTTTATGGAGTTGGAGGAAAAAAATGA
- a CDS encoding transposase, with amino-acid sequence MKKVNKIEGDRIKLELKIKELTGWHKARVHVIVALIMAIIQERSVNLKRLASYLNSKLEDKANYRRVTRFFQKFEFDRRVFARLLASFLPKSEKWTLIMDRTNWKFGKTHINILVLAVKYKGIAVPILWYLLDKKRGNSSYRDRIRIVKEFINLFGVEKIEVLLADREFIGKEWFAWLQRREIPFVIRVRNNTLVNGKKVSTLFAKVPNKGFLHLKKVCNVWY; translated from the coding sequence ATGAAAAAAGTAAACAAAATAGAGGGAGATCGTATCAAATTAGAGCTTAAAATCAAAGAATTGACAGGTTGGCATAAAGCACGGGTTCATGTCATAGTAGCTTTGATAATGGCAATTATACAAGAGAGGAGTGTAAATCTAAAAAGATTAGCCAGTTATTTAAACTCAAAGCTCGAAGATAAAGCGAACTATAGAAGAGTAACAAGATTTTTTCAAAAGTTTGAGTTTGATAGGAGAGTGTTTGCAAGGCTGTTAGCAAGTTTTTTACCAAAGAGTGAGAAGTGGACTTTAATCATGGATAGGACCAATTGGAAATTTGGTAAAACCCATATCAATATTTTGGTATTAGCCGTGAAGTATAAAGGTATAGCGGTACCGATATTATGGTATCTTTTAGATAAGAAGCGAGGTAATAGTAGTTACAGGGATAGGATTAGAATAGTAAAAGAATTTATCAATCTTTTTGGAGTAGAAAAGATTGAAGTGCTTTTAGCAGATAGAGAGTTTATAGGAAAAGAGTGGTTTGCTTGGCTTCAAAGAAGAGAGATCCCCTTTGTAATAAGAGTAAGAAACAATACATTGGTAAATGGTAAAAAAGTATCAACTCTTTTTGCAAAAGTACCAAATAAAGGCTTTTTGCATTTAAAAAAAGTATGTAATGTATGGTATTGA